One genomic segment of Hevea brasiliensis isolate MT/VB/25A 57/8 chromosome 3, ASM3005281v1, whole genome shotgun sequence includes these proteins:
- the LOC110668935 gene encoding uncharacterized protein LOC110668935 isoform X3, which produces MGYTSFYRTQKSFHAKTRIRKELRGILHKNDENDKITVDSCHHNAVTGRIDIDDTNTQTMAPEGSTFSLPVENKNGMVGGDSHHRNLLPFKRNKSYLDDENPAGEYQEDQGGVGSGDLLLNVKRFKSNPTERIFIPRNGKELVEDSSERMVGVIEKGSCHMERESQVEGPSECRSLENGHDKFVTTEGLGRSCNASVSAEIQHNQRENADNAKKMPSDTSGDGPSQHILMDEVHEAEHIELNGTCVRTLHKVSIHDAKAAVSLSGFHSDTPVDKLGGMEHVYEEDTSSDGDEHHFSKVDVAMEKNRFLSSQCTLNHVSPTNWTELNLCVKCGKDGQFLVCNAVGCPLVVHKECLGSLPRFDEEGKFYCPFCAYSLAISEYMEAKKRASLARKELSAFINKQTESSHSKEDSKLNHYGDEDPMSGNFGDRESDKTNNGGYALRVNGQLKKRRGDRQPVEPMVSCTDVKLMGQEEEPDATHAMIHVSPGEKEREEMAPECLRGLDREDQTFANPESSGDNPVSKNNEFFSLNEKQAEGLIQKDVLEQQSGDSFEKPVHAIEINQGDISDERNEEKITSNCSIRFRRREAQYVYPAIPQLRRKKVHWTDKEEEMLKEGVQKFSNTDERAIPWKKILEYGSSVFLRGRTTVDLKDKWRNMCKGSPKCK; this is translated from the exons ATGGGATATACATCGTTTTATCGAACACAAAAGAGCTTCCATGCCAAAACGCGCATTAGAAAAG AGCTTAGAGGAATCCTGCATAAAAATGATGAGAATGataaaatcactgtggattcttGTCATCATAATGCAGTTACTGGGAGGATTGACATTGATGACACTAATACCCAAACCATGGCACCAGAGGGGAGCACCTTTTCTTTACCAGTTGAAAATAAGAACGGAATGGTGGGAGGTGATTCACATCATAGAAATTTATTACCCTTTAAGAGGAACAAAAGTTATTTGGATGATGAAAATCCTGCTGGAGAGTATCAGGAAGACCAAGGTGGTGTGGGTAGTGGTGATCTCCTTTTAAATGTCAAAAGGTTTAAGAGCAATCCTACAGAACGGATTTTTATTCCTCGAAATGGTAAGGAGTTGGTAGAGGATTCCTCTGAAAGGATGGTTGGAGTTATAGAGAAAGGAAGTTGCCATATGGAAAGAGAATCTCAAGTAGAAGGACCCAGTGAATGCAGGTCTTTAGAGAATGGTCATGACAAGTTTGTCACTACAGAGGGGCTTGGGAGAAGTTGTAATGCTAGTGTTAGTGCTGAAATCCAGCATAATCAACGTGAGAATGctgacaatgccaagaaaatgccatCAGATACATCAGGAGATGGACCTTCCCAGCATATTTTGATGGATGAAGTCCATGAGGCTGAACATATAGAATTAAATGGCACATGTGTAAGAACCCTTCACAAAGTCTCTATTCATGATGCCAAAGCTGCTGTTTCCTTGAGTGGATTTCATAGCGATACCCCTGTTGATAAGCTAGGTGGCATGGAGCATGTTTATGAAGAAGACACATCAAGTGATGGTGATGAGCATCATTTTTCTAAGGTTGATGTTGCTATGGAGAAGAATCGTTTCCTGAGCTCTCAATGCACGCTAAATCATGTTTCCCCAACTAACTGGACAGAGCTAAATCTTTGCGTAAAATGTGGCAAAGATGGTCAGTTTTTGGTTTGTAATGCTGTTGGTTGTCCACTGGTGGTTCACAAGGAGTGCTTGGGTTCCTTACCAAGGTTCGATGaggaaggaaaattttactgtccATTTTGTGCATATTCTCTTGCTATCTCAGAGTACATGGAAGCTAAGAAAAGGGCCTCTTTGGCAAGGAAGGAGCTGTCTGCTTTCATTAATAAACAAACTGAGAGCTCACATAGCAAAGAGGATAGTAAGTTGAATCACTATGGAGATGAGGACCCTATGAGTGGGAATTTCGGAGATAGAGAGTCTGATAAAACAAATAATGGCGGATATGCATTAAGGGTTAATGGCCAACTTAAGAAAAGAAGAGGTGATAGGCAACCAGTGGAGCCTATGGTATCATGTACTGATGTAAAATTAATGGGTCAAGAAGAAGAGCCAGATGCAACTCATGCGATGATTCATGTTTCTCCTGGAGAAAAAGAAAGGGAAGAGATGGCTCCAGAGTGCCTAAGGGGGCTTGATAGAGAAGACCAAACTTTTGCCAACCCTGAAAGCAGTGGTGATAATCCAGTGTCTAAAAACAATGAGTTTTTCTCTTTAAATGAAAAACAAGCTGAAGGGTTAATTCAAAAGGATGTTCTAGAGCAACAAAGTGGTGATTCATTTGAAAAACCTGTTCATGCCATTGAGATTAATCAAGGGGACATCTCTGATGAGAGAAATGAGGAAAAGATAACCTCTAATTGCTCCATAAGATTTCGAAGGAGAGAGGCACAATA TGTATACCCAGCAATACCTCAGTTAAGGCGAAAGAAAGTTCATTGGACAGATAAGGAAGAGGAGATGCTTAAG GAGGGAGTGCAGAAATTTTCAAATACTGATGAAAGAGCTATTCCAtggaagaaaattttggagtatgGTAGTTCAGTATTTCTTAGAGGCCGTACTACAGTAGACCTTAAGGATAAATGGAGGAACATGTGTAAAGGAAGTCCTAAGTGCAAATAG
- the LOC110663401 gene encoding uncharacterized protein LOC110663401, whose amino-acid sequence MIALRCLELYFGTDNEVANDVPSVTRPRRAFDFSESCEVVLDIITKETPESAYPDPSKWDIQPFIAHKRASRPKCTLEKLKDAILDGTHPYAASLAELGGLVRINDENDRITVDSVRHNELMQRIDGVGDGIRSRGENRFFTS is encoded by the exons ATGATTGCTTTGAGATGCTTGGAGCTCTACTTTGGTACTGATAATGAAGTTGCAAATGATGTTCCTTCCGTGACTAGGCCAAGACGTGCATTTGACTTCTCTGAGAGTTGTGAAGTTGTGCTTGATATCATAACGAAAGAG ACGCCTGAATCAGCTTATCCAGATCCATCGAAATGGGATATTCAGCCTTTCATTGCTCATAAACGAGCCTCGAGGCCAAAATGCACTTTAGAAAAG CTCAAAGATGCAATTCTCGATGGTACCCATCCATATGCTGCTTCCTTGGCAGAACTTGGGGGATTGGTGCGTATAAATGATGAGAATGATAGAATCACTGTGGATTCTGTTCGTCATAATGAGCTTATGCAGAGGATTGATGGTGTTGGTGATGGCATCAGAAGCAGAGGGGAGAACCGTTTCTTTACCTCTTGA
- the LOC110668935 gene encoding uncharacterized protein LOC110668935 isoform X1 — MGDPSISDSSLEWLWTIEYLASFRQLDPSILQHLINAAPILPEDLGKSTREMVSLRCLEHLFGNSNEVSNDVPSVTEPKHIFDFSGTCEDVLKSILKETSVSDLRMSGSDLSKWDIHRFIEHKRASMPKRALEKLKDAILKGTHPYAASLTELRGILHKNDENDKITVDSCHHNAVTGRIDIDDTNTQTMAPEGSTFSLPVENKNGMVGGDSHHRNLLPFKRNKSYLDDENPAGEYQEDQGGVGSGDLLLNVKRFKSNPTERIFIPRNGKELVEDSSERMVGVIEKGSCHMERESQVEGPSECRSLENGHDKFVTTEGLGRSCNASVSAEIQHNQRENADNAKKMPSDTSGDGPSQHILMDEVHEAEHIELNGTCVRTLHKVSIHDAKAAVSLSGFHSDTPVDKLGGMEHVYEEDTSSDGDEHHFSKVDVAMEKNRFLSSQCTLNHVSPTNWTELNLCVKCGKDGQFLVCNAVGCPLVVHKECLGSLPRFDEEGKFYCPFCAYSLAISEYMEAKKRASLARKELSAFINKQTESSHSKEDSKLNHYGDEDPMSGNFGDRESDKTNNGGYALRVNGQLKKRRGDRQPVEPMVSCTDVKLMGQEEEPDATHAMIHVSPGEKEREEMAPECLRGLDREDQTFANPESSGDNPVSKNNEFFSLNEKQAEGLIQKDVLEQQSGDSFEKPVHAIEINQGDISDERNEEKITSNCSIRFRRREAQYVYPAIPQLRRKKVHWTDKEEEMLKEGVQKFSNTDERAIPWKKILEYGSSVFLRGRTTVDLKDKWRNMCKGSPKCK, encoded by the exons ATGGGTGACCCTTCTATCTCGGATTCAAGCCTGGAGTGGCTTTGGACCATTGAGTACCTAGCAAGCTTCCGGCAACTAGACCCGTCAATTTTACAGC ATTTGATTAATGCGGCTCCAATATTACCCGAGGATTTAGGAAAGAGCACCAGGGAAATGGTTTCTTTGAGATGCTTGGAGCATTTGTTTGGTAATAGTAATGAAGTTTCAAATGATGTTCCTTCTGTGACAGAGCCAAAACATATATTTGATTTCTCAGGGACTTGTGAAGATGTGCTCAAATCCATATTGAAAGAG ACTTCAGTATCAGATTTGAGAATGTCTGGGTCAGATTTATCGAAATGGGATATACATCGTTTTATCGAACACAAAAGAGCTTCCATGCCAAAACGCGCATTAGAAAAG CTTAAAGATGCAATTCTCAAAGGTACCCATCCCTATGCTGCTTCCTTGACAGAGCTTAGAGGAATCCTGCATAAAAATGATGAGAATGataaaatcactgtggattcttGTCATCATAATGCAGTTACTGGGAGGATTGACATTGATGACACTAATACCCAAACCATGGCACCAGAGGGGAGCACCTTTTCTTTACCAGTTGAAAATAAGAACGGAATGGTGGGAGGTGATTCACATCATAGAAATTTATTACCCTTTAAGAGGAACAAAAGTTATTTGGATGATGAAAATCCTGCTGGAGAGTATCAGGAAGACCAAGGTGGTGTGGGTAGTGGTGATCTCCTTTTAAATGTCAAAAGGTTTAAGAGCAATCCTACAGAACGGATTTTTATTCCTCGAAATGGTAAGGAGTTGGTAGAGGATTCCTCTGAAAGGATGGTTGGAGTTATAGAGAAAGGAAGTTGCCATATGGAAAGAGAATCTCAAGTAGAAGGACCCAGTGAATGCAGGTCTTTAGAGAATGGTCATGACAAGTTTGTCACTACAGAGGGGCTTGGGAGAAGTTGTAATGCTAGTGTTAGTGCTGAAATCCAGCATAATCAACGTGAGAATGctgacaatgccaagaaaatgccatCAGATACATCAGGAGATGGACCTTCCCAGCATATTTTGATGGATGAAGTCCATGAGGCTGAACATATAGAATTAAATGGCACATGTGTAAGAACCCTTCACAAAGTCTCTATTCATGATGCCAAAGCTGCTGTTTCCTTGAGTGGATTTCATAGCGATACCCCTGTTGATAAGCTAGGTGGCATGGAGCATGTTTATGAAGAAGACACATCAAGTGATGGTGATGAGCATCATTTTTCTAAGGTTGATGTTGCTATGGAGAAGAATCGTTTCCTGAGCTCTCAATGCACGCTAAATCATGTTTCCCCAACTAACTGGACAGAGCTAAATCTTTGCGTAAAATGTGGCAAAGATGGTCAGTTTTTGGTTTGTAATGCTGTTGGTTGTCCACTGGTGGTTCACAAGGAGTGCTTGGGTTCCTTACCAAGGTTCGATGaggaaggaaaattttactgtccATTTTGTGCATATTCTCTTGCTATCTCAGAGTACATGGAAGCTAAGAAAAGGGCCTCTTTGGCAAGGAAGGAGCTGTCTGCTTTCATTAATAAACAAACTGAGAGCTCACATAGCAAAGAGGATAGTAAGTTGAATCACTATGGAGATGAGGACCCTATGAGTGGGAATTTCGGAGATAGAGAGTCTGATAAAACAAATAATGGCGGATATGCATTAAGGGTTAATGGCCAACTTAAGAAAAGAAGAGGTGATAGGCAACCAGTGGAGCCTATGGTATCATGTACTGATGTAAAATTAATGGGTCAAGAAGAAGAGCCAGATGCAACTCATGCGATGATTCATGTTTCTCCTGGAGAAAAAGAAAGGGAAGAGATGGCTCCAGAGTGCCTAAGGGGGCTTGATAGAGAAGACCAAACTTTTGCCAACCCTGAAAGCAGTGGTGATAATCCAGTGTCTAAAAACAATGAGTTTTTCTCTTTAAATGAAAAACAAGCTGAAGGGTTAATTCAAAAGGATGTTCTAGAGCAACAAAGTGGTGATTCATTTGAAAAACCTGTTCATGCCATTGAGATTAATCAAGGGGACATCTCTGATGAGAGAAATGAGGAAAAGATAACCTCTAATTGCTCCATAAGATTTCGAAGGAGAGAGGCACAATA TGTATACCCAGCAATACCTCAGTTAAGGCGAAAGAAAGTTCATTGGACAGATAAGGAAGAGGAGATGCTTAAG GAGGGAGTGCAGAAATTTTCAAATACTGATGAAAGAGCTATTCCAtggaagaaaattttggagtatgGTAGTTCAGTATTTCTTAGAGGCCGTACTACAGTAGACCTTAAGGATAAATGGAGGAACATGTGTAAAGGAAGTCCTAAGTGCAAATAG
- the LOC110668947 gene encoding dehydration-responsive element-binding protein 2F: MENCRKSPLKPWKKGPPRGKGGPQNAMCEYRGVRQRTWGKWVAEIREPKKRTRLWLGSFATAEEAAMAYDEAARRLYGPDAYLNLPHLQPGSINPLFTSESQKFKRIPSKNFISMFPSCGLLNIHAQPSVHVIHQRLQELKNNGVLGQSSNVYSSSSSDSRNEANIVCDKTNVENPPGMEKDVEITSENVVRYDEEKPQIDLNEFLQQLGILKVDGQPENNDATESCMEQQSSLKDYDEDNNLAALAEKSFNWDSLIEMHGIADYRAGESSSFQVYNVQEEPAFPPSIWNF; the protein is encoded by the coding sequence ATGGAAAATTGCAGGAAATCTCCATTGAAGCCATGGAAGAAAGGCCCACCAAGAGGCAAAGGTGGCCCTCAAAACGCCATGTGCGAGTACCGAGGAGTTCGCCAAAGAACTTGGGGAAAATGGGTGGCAGAAATCAGGGAACCCAAGAAGAGAACCAGACTCTGGTTGGGTTCTTTTGCCACGGCTGAAGAAGCTGCCATGGCCTATGATGAGGCTGCAAGGAGATTGTATGGACCAGATGCTTATCTCAATCTACCTCATCTTCAGCCTGGCTCCATTAATCCTCTATTTACCAGCGAATCACAGAAGTTCAAACGGATTCCTTCCAAGAACTTCATTTCTATGTTTCCTTCTTGTGGGTTGCTTAATATACATGCACAACCTAGTGTTCATGTTATTCATCAGAGGCTCCAAGAACTCAAGAATAATGGGGTTCTTGGTCAATCCTCTAATGTTTATAGTTCATCTTCTTCTGATTCAAGAAATGAAGCAAACATTGTATGCGATAAAACCAACGTAGAAAATCCTCCAGGAATGGAGAAAGATGTGGAAATAACATCAGAAAATGTGGTGAGATATGATGAGGAGAAACCTCAGATTGATTTAAATGAGTTCCTTCAGCAACTGGGCATACTAAAAGTAGATGGGCAACCAGAAAACAATGATGCCACAGAAAGCTGCATGGAGCAACAATCTTCATTAAAAGATTATGATGAAGACAATAATCTTGCAGCCTTGGCAGAAAAGAGTTTCAACTGGGATTCGCTGATTGAGATGCATGGAATTGCGGATTATCGAGCAGGAGAATCATCAAGTTTCCAAGTTTATAATGTCCAAGAAGAACCCGCTTTCCCACCTTCCATTTGGAACTTCTAG
- the LOC110668935 gene encoding uncharacterized protein LOC110668935 isoform X2, whose translation MYCCIYLINAAPILPEDLGKSTREMVSLRCLEHLFGNSNEVSNDVPSVTEPKHIFDFSGTCEDVLKSILKETSVSDLRMSGSDLSKWDIHRFIEHKRASMPKRALEKLKDAILKGTHPYAASLTELRGILHKNDENDKITVDSCHHNAVTGRIDIDDTNTQTMAPEGSTFSLPVENKNGMVGGDSHHRNLLPFKRNKSYLDDENPAGEYQEDQGGVGSGDLLLNVKRFKSNPTERIFIPRNGKELVEDSSERMVGVIEKGSCHMERESQVEGPSECRSLENGHDKFVTTEGLGRSCNASVSAEIQHNQRENADNAKKMPSDTSGDGPSQHILMDEVHEAEHIELNGTCVRTLHKVSIHDAKAAVSLSGFHSDTPVDKLGGMEHVYEEDTSSDGDEHHFSKVDVAMEKNRFLSSQCTLNHVSPTNWTELNLCVKCGKDGQFLVCNAVGCPLVVHKECLGSLPRFDEEGKFYCPFCAYSLAISEYMEAKKRASLARKELSAFINKQTESSHSKEDSKLNHYGDEDPMSGNFGDRESDKTNNGGYALRVNGQLKKRRGDRQPVEPMVSCTDVKLMGQEEEPDATHAMIHVSPGEKEREEMAPECLRGLDREDQTFANPESSGDNPVSKNNEFFSLNEKQAEGLIQKDVLEQQSGDSFEKPVHAIEINQGDISDERNEEKITSNCSIRFRRREAQYVYPAIPQLRRKKVHWTDKEEEMLKEGVQKFSNTDERAIPWKKILEYGSSVFLRGRTTVDLKDKWRNMCKGSPKCK comes from the exons ATGTATTGCTGTATAT ATTTGATTAATGCGGCTCCAATATTACCCGAGGATTTAGGAAAGAGCACCAGGGAAATGGTTTCTTTGAGATGCTTGGAGCATTTGTTTGGTAATAGTAATGAAGTTTCAAATGATGTTCCTTCTGTGACAGAGCCAAAACATATATTTGATTTCTCAGGGACTTGTGAAGATGTGCTCAAATCCATATTGAAAGAG ACTTCAGTATCAGATTTGAGAATGTCTGGGTCAGATTTATCGAAATGGGATATACATCGTTTTATCGAACACAAAAGAGCTTCCATGCCAAAACGCGCATTAGAAAAG CTTAAAGATGCAATTCTCAAAGGTACCCATCCCTATGCTGCTTCCTTGACAGAGCTTAGAGGAATCCTGCATAAAAATGATGAGAATGataaaatcactgtggattcttGTCATCATAATGCAGTTACTGGGAGGATTGACATTGATGACACTAATACCCAAACCATGGCACCAGAGGGGAGCACCTTTTCTTTACCAGTTGAAAATAAGAACGGAATGGTGGGAGGTGATTCACATCATAGAAATTTATTACCCTTTAAGAGGAACAAAAGTTATTTGGATGATGAAAATCCTGCTGGAGAGTATCAGGAAGACCAAGGTGGTGTGGGTAGTGGTGATCTCCTTTTAAATGTCAAAAGGTTTAAGAGCAATCCTACAGAACGGATTTTTATTCCTCGAAATGGTAAGGAGTTGGTAGAGGATTCCTCTGAAAGGATGGTTGGAGTTATAGAGAAAGGAAGTTGCCATATGGAAAGAGAATCTCAAGTAGAAGGACCCAGTGAATGCAGGTCTTTAGAGAATGGTCATGACAAGTTTGTCACTACAGAGGGGCTTGGGAGAAGTTGTAATGCTAGTGTTAGTGCTGAAATCCAGCATAATCAACGTGAGAATGctgacaatgccaagaaaatgccatCAGATACATCAGGAGATGGACCTTCCCAGCATATTTTGATGGATGAAGTCCATGAGGCTGAACATATAGAATTAAATGGCACATGTGTAAGAACCCTTCACAAAGTCTCTATTCATGATGCCAAAGCTGCTGTTTCCTTGAGTGGATTTCATAGCGATACCCCTGTTGATAAGCTAGGTGGCATGGAGCATGTTTATGAAGAAGACACATCAAGTGATGGTGATGAGCATCATTTTTCTAAGGTTGATGTTGCTATGGAGAAGAATCGTTTCCTGAGCTCTCAATGCACGCTAAATCATGTTTCCCCAACTAACTGGACAGAGCTAAATCTTTGCGTAAAATGTGGCAAAGATGGTCAGTTTTTGGTTTGTAATGCTGTTGGTTGTCCACTGGTGGTTCACAAGGAGTGCTTGGGTTCCTTACCAAGGTTCGATGaggaaggaaaattttactgtccATTTTGTGCATATTCTCTTGCTATCTCAGAGTACATGGAAGCTAAGAAAAGGGCCTCTTTGGCAAGGAAGGAGCTGTCTGCTTTCATTAATAAACAAACTGAGAGCTCACATAGCAAAGAGGATAGTAAGTTGAATCACTATGGAGATGAGGACCCTATGAGTGGGAATTTCGGAGATAGAGAGTCTGATAAAACAAATAATGGCGGATATGCATTAAGGGTTAATGGCCAACTTAAGAAAAGAAGAGGTGATAGGCAACCAGTGGAGCCTATGGTATCATGTACTGATGTAAAATTAATGGGTCAAGAAGAAGAGCCAGATGCAACTCATGCGATGATTCATGTTTCTCCTGGAGAAAAAGAAAGGGAAGAGATGGCTCCAGAGTGCCTAAGGGGGCTTGATAGAGAAGACCAAACTTTTGCCAACCCTGAAAGCAGTGGTGATAATCCAGTGTCTAAAAACAATGAGTTTTTCTCTTTAAATGAAAAACAAGCTGAAGGGTTAATTCAAAAGGATGTTCTAGAGCAACAAAGTGGTGATTCATTTGAAAAACCTGTTCATGCCATTGAGATTAATCAAGGGGACATCTCTGATGAGAGAAATGAGGAAAAGATAACCTCTAATTGCTCCATAAGATTTCGAAGGAGAGAGGCACAATA TGTATACCCAGCAATACCTCAGTTAAGGCGAAAGAAAGTTCATTGGACAGATAAGGAAGAGGAGATGCTTAAG GAGGGAGTGCAGAAATTTTCAAATACTGATGAAAGAGCTATTCCAtggaagaaaattttggagtatgGTAGTTCAGTATTTCTTAGAGGCCGTACTACAGTAGACCTTAAGGATAAATGGAGGAACATGTGTAAAGGAAGTCCTAAGTGCAAATAG